The genomic stretch TGCTCATTGAGGGCTCCATCAACTCCGTGCGTGTCAGCATCGCTGTCAAACAGGTGTGGGGCCGAAGTGGCTGGGGAGGGGTGGTGGGCTGGCAGCTTGCGCTCCTGTGGGGAAGCCtaatttccctttcctctctgcaggCCGATGAGATCGAGAAGATCCTGTGCCACAAATTCATGCGCTTCATGATGATGAGGGCTGAGAACTTCTTCATCCTTCGCAGGAAGCCCGTGGAGGTGAgggggtggcagcagagcagctcccagctctgcttccttgGGCCTGCACTGCAGATCTGGGCTGCGctgtcactgtgctgtgctctcatAGCTGTCATACTGCTCCTCTCTTCCTCAGGGCTACGACATCAGCTTCCTAATCACTAACTTCCACACGGAGCAGATGTACAAGCACAAGCTTGTGGATTTCGTGATCCATTTCATGGAAGAGATCGACAAGGAGATCAGTGAGATGAAGCTCTCTGTCAATGCCAGGGCCCGCATCGTGGCAGAGGAATTCCTGAAGAACGTAAGGCTCTGTGAATGTTCCTTCTCTTAGCAGTGGAGCACGGCCCTCAGAGACAGAAGCCTCCCCCACATGGTTGGGGGGTGGCAGCGCTTTGGTGCAGTTTGTACCCATCCTGGGACATGTGGGGGAGTGCCTGTAAGCATTTTCCACTGGTGTTGAGACCCTTCAAGTGGGCTGAGGGTGAGCAGAGCCGGGAGATGTAGCGTGGGACGTTCCAGTGCTGATGGGCACCTGCCCTCTCTCTTGCCTTGCAGTTCTAGGCCGTGCCGTGACTCCGTGGCTTCCCGGTGCCTGTGCAGAGCCGCATGCCGGGgctctcctgctctggagaagGAAAGCTGGGCCCCTGGCTGCAAACCCGTCTCCTCGCTGGCCGGGGCGGAGGCGGACCGGGCTTGTGCGCACGCGGGGCCAGGCGGCCCCGCTCCCTGTCCTGTCGCATTGTGTTTTATAAAGAGTTACTTGCTGTACGCCCCGGCTCCCTGCTGTATtgctgggggagggaaggggagggaatgCCGGGGGGCGGGGATCTAGGGCAGAAGGGGGCGGGGCCCGGAGCGGCACCACGGCAACAGTAAACagtgggggcagccctgccgGTGCTGGAAGGAGTGGGTGTGGGCCGGGTGGGTGCTGGGCAGGATGGAGCACAGAGCGGCCTGAGGGAAGCGATTGGGGGTGGCACAGGTTCAGGTGATGGGGGAGTAGCTGGTGTGGGACCACAGGAGAGGATGTAGGGCTTAGGGCTGCTGGAAGCCCCCTGCATCCCCGTTGGGTGAGGACACAGTGCAGGAGGATCCCCTGCGCTGCATagagagaggcagagctgctaGCAGCCTCCCTCACCCCCAGGTTGCCCCATATTCACCCACTCGAGAGCAGGACCGTGGGCACACGCAGCCTGGTGAGGGGAGTTCCTGGGGGGAACGCTGCGAGGCTGTGGTGCTGGCATGAAGATTGAAAAGGCGGCAAATGCTGCGGCAGGGGCACCTGGCAAGGTGCAGAGAGTGCGGGCAGGTGGgtgcctgctccctgcccttcAGGAACAAGGGAACATGAGGGTATATGCTGTCTGAAAGGAGCTCATCTGAGGCTGTCCCACGGGCCTCTGGACTCTTGCAGACTGCAGCCGCCCCTGGCTCTGCCCCAAGCAGCTGAAGCTGGCCAAGCTGCAGGTGGAGAGGGCTATCAAGGTGAGGGCCTGCTCCTTCTCCAGAGCGTCACCCATTTTCAACTGGCACAAAGGCTGAGCTCCCCGGGGTGGGCAGCTTAGCCACGGCATCTCCCCACCCAGGAGAAGAAGATCTTCATGGTGCAGGGCCGCTACCCTGTGATCCGCCGCCTGCTGCGCGCACGGGGCTGGGTGGAGAGAAAGGCACCCCGCagggtgcagcagcaggaggcagatgGCGGCAACGCCGAGCTCAGCACAGAACAGCGTGGGGTGCAGCTACCTCTGGAGTCCTCGTGCTCCATGTGGCTGCCcaacgaggaggaggaggaggaggagaaggaagagcagaCGGACAAGGACAACCCTGATGGCATCCATGAGCTCATGGTAGCAAGGAAGGCTGCAGACCCCAACATGATGCAGGGGGATCCCTCAGTGGGGTAGGGGTGACGATGTGGGGTGGGGTCCCACCTCACTCAGGCCCTTGCCCCCCCAGTCCCGCCTGGTGCAGGACCAGGTGCCCTACTTCATCTGGAGCAGccgctgcagtgctgcagagaggtgCATCCTGCGGCCCGACCAGGTGGTGAACCACTATGCCCGAGGGGGCTGCCTTACCACCAAGGTGGGGGCACGGGGACCTTCCCTGGGGGGGCACAGGGTGCACGCCGGGGCTGCCATCCTTCTCCACACAGGAGGGGCTGTGCCTCACCCTGCGCAACCTGCCCTGGTTCGACCAAGCCGACCCCGATACCTTCTTCCCTCGCTGCTACCGGCTGGGTGCTGCGGACGAGTGCCAGGCCTTCATTGGTGAGCTTGGGGCCGATGTGGGATGGGCTCACAGTTCCTACATCCCTAGCGTGGCTTTGGGCTGGGCAATGCCTCTTCTCTTACTGCAGAGGATTTCCACCTCACTGCTGCGCGCTGCCTGCTCAAAGTGGCCCTGGGAAGGGCTGAGGGTGAGCATACAGTGCTGGAGCCATCCCCAAAACCCAGTGATGCTCCAGGTGAGGAGCCGAGCCCCGCACCCCAGGCATGGTGCAGTGCTCCATCCCTCACTCTGTGCTACCCCCCTAGCAGAGGGGCCGGCCCTGCCATTGCCCCCACAGCTGATAGAGGAGGCGCTGCAGGTGTGCAGGGGGCACCTGGACAGCATGGCCCACCAGGACATCGACGGGgacacacagccccacagccccaacTGGGACAGCTTCCTGCAGGGCTACTACCGCGTGGTGCAGTGAGTGCTGGCAGAGGGGTGGGGAAGGGTGGAAAGGCAGTGGCTGAGCCACCCCATATCTCAGCGAGGGGGCCgtgctgcagctgagcatggcacagcaggaacagggcCGCAGCCTGCTACAGGGCCTGGCGAAGCAGCTGCCCCAACTGCACATGGAGGGCGAGCGCAACGTCTGGATCCTCAAACCCGGGGCTGCGTCCCGGGGCAGAGGTAGGACCAGGGGTGGTCCGGGGGTCCCCATGCGCCACAGGGTCCCTACGTGCTGCCACATCCGCAGGCATCGTGTGCGTGGCACGGCTGGACCAGTTGCTGCGGCTGGCGGGCAGCACGGGGCGGGAGGGCCGCTGGGTGGTGCAGAAATACGTGGAGCGGCCGCTGCTCATCTTCGGCACCAAGTTTGACGTGCGGCAGTGGTTCCTGGTGACCGACTGGAACCCGCTGACCATCTGGTTCTACCGCGAGTGCTACCTGCGCTTCTGCTCACAGCCATTCTCCCTGCAGTGCTTGGATGCGTGAGTGCAGTTCCGTGCTCTGTAtgtccctccctccccccgcTCTCTCACAGACGTCAATTCCCACCCAGCCCACCGCCGTGCCCATAGCCacgtctctcagtgccacacatAAGCAATCCTTGATCACCTCCAAGGATGACGACCCACCGCCCCCTGGGCATCCTGTACCATTGCCTCACTGCTCATTCTGCCacaaaatttttcctaatacccaactgAAGGCTGCTTTCTCTCCCCCCTCAGGGCCGTCCACCTCTGCAACCAAGCAGTGCAGCGGCACTGCCGCCTGGGGCTGTCCCGACACCCGCAGCTGCCAGCAGACAACACGTGGTCGTGCCGCCAGCTGCAGGCGTACCTGGCACAGCGGGGCCAAGCCGGTGCCTGGGCCGAGGTGATGGTGCCGGGTATGAAGGCGGCGGTGGTGCGGGCGGTGCAGTGCTCGCAGGGTTTGGTGCGGGGCCGTAAGGGCAGCTTTGAGCTCTATGGGGCTGATTTCATTTTTGGTGAGGATTTCCGACCCTGGCTGCTGGAGATCAACGCCAGCCCCACTATGGAGGCCAGCACAGCGGTGACGAGCCGGCTGTGTGCCGGGGTGCAGCGTGACACACTGAGAGTTGTCATCGACCGCCGGGACGACCCCGAGTGCCCCACAGGAGCCTTTGAGCTCATCTACAAGCAGGTGGGGCGGGGAGCTGAGGGGGGGGtagggggctgtggggaggacggcacagccctgtgctcctcACATCCCCCCCCCTACAGGCAGCCGTGCCCACCGTGCACTACGTGGGACTGAAGCTGGAGGTGGAAGGCAGCTCCCTGCGCAGACCACACCGCCCTCGCTGCtccctggctgcagcagaggaca from Lagopus muta isolate bLagMut1 chromosome 11, bLagMut1 primary, whole genome shotgun sequence encodes the following:
- the TTLL3 gene encoding tubulin monoglycylase TTLL3: MKIEKAANAAAGAPGKVQRVRADCSRPWLCPKQLKLAKLQVERAIKEKKIFMVQGRYPVIRRLLRARGWVERKAPRRVQQQEADGGNAELSTEQRGVQLPLESSCSMWLPNEEEEEEEKEEQTDKDNPDGIHELMSRLVQDQVPYFIWSSRCSAAERCILRPDQVVNHYARGGCLTTKEGLCLTLRNLPWFDQADPDTFFPRCYRLGAADECQAFIEDFHLTAARCLLKVALGRAEGEHTVLEPSPKPSDAPAEGPALPLPPQLIEEALQVCRGHLDSMAHQDIDGDTQPHSPNWDSFLQGYYRVVHEGAVLQLSMAQQEQGRSLLQGLAKQLPQLHMEGERNVWILKPGAASRGRGIVCVARLDQLLRLAGSTGREGRWVVQKYVERPLLIFGTKFDVRQWFLVTDWNPLTIWFYRECYLRFCSQPFSLQCLDAAVHLCNQAVQRHCRLGLSRHPQLPADNTWSCRQLQAYLAQRGQAGAWAEVMVPGMKAAVVRAVQCSQGLVRGRKGSFELYGADFIFGEDFRPWLLEINASPTMEASTAVTSRLCAGVQRDTLRVVIDRRDDPECPTGAFELIYKQAAVPTVHYVGLKLEVEGSSLRRPHRPRCSLAAAEDRAPPYAAEMRPRQPPGGLPRLRGLRIRSRVPITPHQGALPHLSPLPLLRSTRPHGAEEGRRAQRGAKRSGDGPVCPHPFWQK
- the ARPC4 gene encoding actin-related protein 2/3 complex subunit 4, coding for MTATLRPYLNAVRATLQAALCLENFSSQVVERHNKPEVEVRSSKELLLQPVIISRNEKEKVLIEGSINSVRVSIAVKQADEIEKILCHKFMRFMMMRAENFFILRRKPVEGYDISFLITNFHTEQMYKHKLVDFVIHFMEEIDKEISEMKLSVNARARIVAEEFLKNF